The Prionailurus bengalensis isolate Pbe53 chromosome E2, Fcat_Pben_1.1_paternal_pri, whole genome shotgun sequence region ctcctcACTTCCTCCGCCACGCCAGGCAcattcctgccccaggccctttgcacctgctgttcctcTGCTTGGGGTGATCTTCCCTCCGAGGTGCACACGGCTCCCTCCGTCACCTTCTTCAGGTCTCTGCCCAGATGTCACCCCCTCTGAGGCCCTCCCCATCCAGCTTACACCATCTCCTCTGTCCTGCTTTCTCTCAGAACACTTGTCACCTCCGGGCATTATTCTATACACTTATGCACCTACTTACtggtctgttctctctctccctcgccaTCGCCAATAGAACGGGAGCTCCAGGAAGCCAGGAAGTTTGTCTTTTCCCCCTGTTATGTCTCCAGAACACCACCCAGCACACAGTCGGGGCTCGGTATTAATTTCGGTCGCAGAAACCTGCTATATCTCATTAGAACACTAGTCGCAAAGGCTGTCGGGGTCCCGGATCCTCCAGGAATCCGATAAAAACCGCGGGCCTGCTCTCCGAGATATGTGAGCAGCACATGATTTACCCTTAACTCTGGAGAATCCACAAACTGAGAGCggtgtggggttggggggggggcgtcctGTAAAAGGCAGGGGTCGAaaatgggcggggggggggggacagagggatACCCCCAGGCCTGCGCACACCCGGCGCCCGGGCTGACCCTCTGATGGTCCAAGGCCCAGCCTCGGTGTGTACAAAGTCCCGTGGATGCACAACCCCGAGACTCACCAtattcagagacagaaacagcacttGGAAATCTTAAACACACCCGCATCCCCAGGCATGGGCCCACaaccagacacacagacacagccGGGGACAcacgcaagcacacacacacacacacacacacacacacacgcagatgGCCTCACACCAGGGCACATGAGCATCTCTGTCTCCCAGGGGAGGGAAGTTAGGGGGCCCAGAGCAAGAAGAGAAACTAAATTATGGGGTCCTCTCCTCGGTCTGATCTGTCtgctagagagacagagagagagagagagagagaagcaggcagacggacagagacaaagagagggagagacaaagagacagagagacaaagagggaaggACATGGGGAGAAAGCGGGAGCGGCGGGCGGACGCGGGGGAGCGCGGCGCCgggccgccccaccccccccccccacccccgggccggAGCAGGGAAGGGCGGGGAGCGCAGGGAACCGGCCGACGGACAGAGACCTGTGGCGGCCGCCGGGCGGGAGGCGGAGGAGGcccgggcaggggtgggtgggggggagagggcgCCGCGGAGTGGGgcgggccggggtgggggccgggggaccGGCGACCCGGGGAGACCCCGACACAAAGGCGGCCccgggagcggcggcggcggcgcggggggaGGGGCccggccgcccccgcccgccccgcccgccccgcccgcggcCCAGCCACCGGCGGACAGCGGGTTAAGCATCTCGATGTGGAACTTCCGGATGTGaccgcagagagagggagagaccggGAGAGACCGGGAGACGGGGAGAGACCGAGCGGCCCCGCCGCCagcatcaccctcccctcccccggcccgccgccccctcccccgcccggggccccctccccgccccaccccccgcgcgccccccacccccgctcccccctcggcatccccccaccccctccgccagCCCTGCCGATCCTCCCGGGCCCCGGGGGAGGGAActgggggcccggggagggggcctCGGGcgaccgcccccccgccccactcaccCCTTCCCTCGCCGGCATGAGCCCCTCGCCGTGACCCCCGCGGTGGGGAGGGCGCCCGGGGTCCATGCTCGCAGCCTCCGCGCTGCCCGGCGCCGGCCACTGAcgacggtgggggtgggggggccgggcccccagcctcctgccccaccccctggcGTCGGCACCGCGGCCCGTCGGGGGCCGCTGCCCCGGGCTGCGCCCGCCCCGCCGGCCAGGCCCTGGAGGGACCCGGGAGCTGCCGCCGGCGTCAGCCCATGGCCCGGAGGGTAGGTCTGAGGGCGGGCGCCCGGCGCCCCAGCCCCGCGGCGCACCCCAGCCCtgcaccgcccccgccccggcgcTCCGGCCCCCGTCGGCCCATCCCgccctctcctccacctctttctctgcctcccctgcctgtgccccGGGTCTCCTCCTGTCTCCTGTCTGCCCGGCGctcccctctctccgcccccgGGTCTCCCGCTCTATCTCAGGTCCTTTATcctaccccttccttcctcttctgccctCCCCAATCCTTCCCCGCGGTCTACTTTTGTTCCAAGTCCTCCTGAGGGGTCGGGGTGGGGACAGTGCTGGgagaagggggtgtgtgtgtgggggtgggggggtctggcCAGGCCGGGCTTCCATGGTCCATGGTCCTGGGGATGGGGAGATCAGAGGAGACCGGCGAGGAGGTGAGTACGCACCTttgggggcggagggggtgggAACACGCAGGACGGAAAACCCTTACTGCACATCTTAGGATGCGCGAGGAACCGCGGGGAACAGTCGGGATTCAACTTTGGGGCTCAGGAGAAGTTAGGAGAGGACGACGaagagaaagacggagagaggGACCCACGCACGCGGAGCCTGGCATCCCGCAGGGGCCAGGGCGCCCCACGGCAGGAAGGCTCGCGCGTCTCTGAGTCTCTTggcctctttgagcctcagtctcctcctgcCCAAGGAGAGGGTTTGGCCTGAGTGGCTTAAGGTCCCTCTGGCCCccgccgcgcgcgcgcgcgcgcgcgtgtgtgtgtgtgtgcgcgcgcgcgcgcgcttcTGTAATGACAGTCGATCTCCTTGCGGCGGGTGGCACCGGTGGGTTTGCCGCGGTTGCGCGGGGTTACACTCGGTTCAACAAGTGTTTACGGAACGTGTGCCTGGCGCTGTGCTCCGTGCCTCCGTCGTTCATGCACGCATGCGCGGAATGTCTCGGTCGCTCATTCATTCGCTCACCCACTCAGTCCTGGGCCTTGGCGGGAGGGGGTAGGTTCATAGGCGGGGTGGGGTGTGACACGTTGTTAAGGGACACTCAGATGTGCATATTTGACAACTGTGAGATGAAACTGAAGTAGGGAGGGgacagtgcacacacacatatatgcataaatgATGTGCTGCTTTCGTGGGAAGGGTCCCGGagtgagcctctctctctctctctttctctctctctccccctcctgtatctcctcccctccatccctctttcctcacctctgtctctgtcttgcatcctgcccccacactctctctcggGATCTCTCCAcggctctctcccctcctccctcctgtccctgcTCTGGGAGGAGCTCACAGTTACCAGCCAGCTGATCCCtgacccccaccctcaccctcagaCCTGAGACCTGGGTCAGTCTCTCTCCTCTGGACCCTCCTGCCCACACACCAAGAATCTCTGACGGGACATTTTCACAGACCAGGGGTATAAGGGAAGACCCTGGGACAGGGCTCTCAGTCCCAAAGAGACAGCCCCGTGGGACATCCGGGGTCCAAGGCGGCTGGGCTCAGACACAGGGAAAGAAAGGGCTGGttcctgagggcagggagagCATCTCCTGGGTGCCAGGGTAGGGAGGTTTCCTGACGCCTCCCTggggctctctccctctcgcctCCCCCCCAGTACGATGAGCTGCCTCACTACCCAGGCATCGTGGACGGCACTGCAACCCTGGCTGGCTTCTCGGAGGCAGTGGCCGCGGCACCGAGAGCCCCCGGGCCCTATGGCCCACACCGgcctccccaaccccagcccccgGGCTTGGACAGTGATGGCCTGAGGAGGGAGAAGGACGAGATCTATGGGTGAGTGGGGACACCTCTCGGGATGCGGGCCCCCTCTTCCGTGTCTCTGACTCTCTCGCGCTGTCTTGatctctccatctcttcccctgggtctcctttccttctcccaggTGCTCCGTCCTCCGCAGGCCCCTGGCCTCCCCTCATGAGccttctctcctgcttccccTAGACACCCGCTCTTCCCGCTGCTGGCCCTGGTCTTTGAGAAATGTGAATTGGCCACGTGCTCGCCCCGAGAcggggccggggctgggctgggcacacCTCCAGGCGGTGACGTCTGCTCCTCTGACTCCTTCAACGAGGACATCGCTGCCTTTGCTAAGCAGGTAGGCACCCCCGTCTGCTCTGAGCCAGGAGAGCCAGTGAGGAGAGGAGGGCCGGAGACAGGACGCGccctctctggcttctctctcccttccaggtCCGCTCCGAGAGGCCCCTCTTCTCTTCCAACCCGGAGCTGGACAATCTGGTGAGATCTGGGCCCTCCCCAACGCTCCCTCCTCCGCAGGGGTCTCCTGTCCCGCCCTCCACAGCCCTGGGGTTCGTTGTAGGAGCGGAGAGGAGATCACCTGACCCCCTTTCTCAAATAGTGATCGTTGTTGCCCGTTTGCAATGACTATAGCCAAGAGTTTGAGAACGGGGACCGatggcctgggttcaagtccaagctctgccactcactagttCTGTGAACCAGGGCAGCAGGTAGCTGCatctccttgtgcctcagtttcctagcTAGTAGCAATTTCTATCTtgtagggctgttgtgaggatatAATGAGCTAAAAAGAGTCAAGCACTTAGATCAGTGCCTGGCACCGAACAGAGACTCAATAGGCATTGGCTGTTCTATCAGTCAGGACGAGAGCCTACCCCAaaatgagggcagggacttggctgcgaaggggagaggagagaggagagaaaggagagggagagggaaggagaaataccctggcctctctcttttccttttggtttccagCTCCCGCCGGGGCTTCCTATTGGCCGAACCCTTtggcaaaggagtctgggaaatgtagttcgcAGGCAAAGGGTGGGAAGTGGAGCGGGGGACACGATGGGGTATTTCCATTATAGCGTACgttccttctctcctcttgtgATGGAtcctttcctgtctctgcccctcttgcttCTCTTCGTCTCTGACTCTCTAACATTCCATCTTCCCGTaattctgggtctctgtctctgttgctctctgctcctgtggttctgtctctctctgtctccctgtcctctctctctgtcattctaTCTCATTCTTCCCGTTCCTccgtctccttttctctcctttctcctcctcctcctcctcctcctctcgtccttctccctccttctctctctttcttcccccgctccttccctccctctcccccctccccgtcccttcctgtctccttctGCAGATGATACAGGCCATTCAGGTGCTCCGGTTccacctgctggagctggagaaGGTGAGTGCTTCCCACTCCCCTCACACCCtcgcttgcccccccccccatccctgctcttctcgccccctccatccctccttcagGCTCTCTGCCCACTGGAGTTGGAGCCGAATGCTGCCCCCGTCCCTGTacaccccagccctggcccccgGGTGGCCCCCCCAGTACCCCGGTGCCCCCCAGGTCCACGACCTGTGCGACAACTTCTGTCACCGCTACATCACCTGCCTCAAGGGAAAGATGCCCATCGACTTGGTCATCGAGGATCGGGATGGCGGCTGCAGGGAAGATCTCGAGGACTACCCggcctcctgccccagcctcccagaTCAGGTGGGCCGGGGATGGGGCACCAGGCGTCACCCCGCGACCAAAGCCGTGAGCAGGCACAGCTGGGCTACAGCGTGGGGGCGTGCACACCACCCAGACTCAGCCACAGTCAGACACTCGGGACCACAGGGCTCGTGCCCCCCGGCGCGGCGGCTACACAGACCGGGACCCGGCCGGACGACGgtgcatgcgcgcgcacacacgcacaggcacacacTCGCGCCAACAGACCACCCGTAGACTCGGCTACACCCACACACCCTACCGACACCCGCGACAGTGATACCACATGATACCTGCACCCGGATACAGGCACCCGGCCACAGCACAATGACACAGACCCGGGCGTGCCGCACGCAGCAGACACAGACGGGCCCCGAGGACCCTCTGCCCCACAACTCCTCATCTGCACCTGCTGAGCGAGAGCCCCACGGCCGTGGGGCCGGTTACAACCCACTCAGAGGCCCAGCCGTGTCCCGCGTCTTCGCACAGCCTCCGATGCACACCCAGGCCGATCATCCGGCCCCACAGAGTCGCAAAGCCGCCCGTGTCGTAATCCACACACGCTGTCTCGCAAACAGGACAACCGGCTGCTCGAACAACAGCCACCAACTTAGAACACTGGGGCCCTGTGATAGTCACAAACAGCCAGCTGGCGGTCTCAAAGAGTGATGCAGCCATGCTCCAATCCTGTCGCGTGTCCCAGCTGCGCCCATGTAGCTCACAGCCACACCACAGCCGCCCCCTCGCCGGGGTCAACCATCCCATCTCGGGCAGAGACGCGAGCACACTGACGCGTGCCACACCACAGTTTCAGGACCGCTTCAGGCACACCGATGTGGGTGCTCACCCCAGCATCCCATCAGATCTGGGGCTACCCCTGGAGCCACGCTCAAAAGCCTTCAGACTGATGATTCTCCAGTTTGCACGCCCGCCCGCAGTGCGCTCGAACGCACAATTCCACGCAGACATACCAAACCCTCAGAAACCTTCTCTGAGCGGCGGCGGCCCCAGCTCAGCCCCCGCAGGACACAGAGGACGCACCCATACTGGGCCGTTTGGGGAGGGACTGTTTACAAAGCAGCGAGCCCGGTCAAGGGCAATTAGCGGGGCAGGTGGGGGTACCCTGGGGGTTCAACAAGAGCTGAACCCACCCAACCTGCCTCCCAACAATTGAACTGACCCCTCAAACCAGATGCCAAAGAGGTCTTGATTCGGTCTGTGTGGGTGGGTCCGCCTCCTGGGAcgcagagtgggggtgggggtggcgagGGTGCATCCAAGGCATTCTCAAGTGCCTCCTAGTGTGTTGGAGTTCGGAGAGAGGAAGCACAATCCAGAATTTGCCTGATGGGCAACTCAGAGAACCGCCCCCCTCAATCTCTGAAAACTGGAAgttggtttttttgggttttttttatcccCCGTAAGTTTAGCGCAAACTCATTTCACAGCAAAATCTGACCTGAACTAACGAGGGGCTATTTATAGCCTTTATTTATTCCACTTCGTTAAATATCCATCCGTTTTGCTGCAGAAATGTTAATGAGTTTGATGACGAGGTGAAGTCCCAGACCCTAGGGGTGTTATGAAATACGCAGTGTGTGCACGGATTTACTGCCTAAAAACGTGAagagttctggggcgcctgactGGTTCAGTCGGTACAGTATACgcgactctcgatctcggggtgATGGGTtcgagattacttttaaaaatgaataaataaggggcgcctgggtggctcaattggttgagcgtccgacctcggctcaggttatgatctcgctgtccgtgggttcgagccccgcgtcgggctctgtgctgatggctcagagcctggagcccgcttcggattctgtgctgccctctctctctgcccctcccccgctcacgctctgtctccgtctctctcaaaaataaacattaaaaaaaattataaaaataaataaaaatgtgaaacactCTGAATTCTGAAACACTGCTGGCCCCCAAGGATTTCAGATAAGGTGCCCTAGATCTGTATAAACGCCTCTTCACCGGGTGATTGCTATGTGTCTTTATGTAAATTAACTCCTTGAGTCCTCACCCTGCTCTGCGAGGTGGGGAGAGTTTATCGTCTTCCGTTGaagacacagaggcacagagaggtgaagcgacttgcccaaggtcacacagccaggaaagaGGCAGGAACAGGCTCTATTTACACTCAGGGGTCCCAGCTCCAGAGCCCCTGGTCTCAGCCACTGTGCTACATTGGCGCTGACCTCCAACTCTTGTTTTCCAGAATAACACTTGGATTAGAGACCATGAGGACAGCGGGTCCGTACATTTGGGGACCCCGGGTCCCTCCAGTGGGGGCCTGGCCTCCCAGAGTGGGGACAACTCCAGTGACCAAGGTAAGAAGCCTGGGAGGTGGAGGACAAGTGTGGGAGTCAGTCTGAGGATTGGAGTTAGACAGCAAGTAGGACTTCCACAGGCGCAAGGGCGACTGGGGTGTGGAGCAGTCTCGTGGGTGAGGGTTCTGGGTCTCTCtggtaccccccccccaccctactGCCCACAAGCACGGCatgcctgccctcccccaggaGACGGACTAGACACAAGCATGGCCTCTCCAAGTTCTGGGGGAGAGGACGAGGAGCTGGACCAGGAGCGGCGGCACAAGAAGAGGGGAATCTTCCCCAAGGTGGCCACCAACATCATGAGGGCCTGGTTGTTTCAGCACCTCTCGGTGAGAGCCCCGGGCCCAGGGGCAGCGTGGGCGTAGAGAGGGAAGGCGGATGGCCGTGTGGAGACTGAGGCCCCGAGAGAGAGACCCCGAGATGGGAGATCCAGGCACAGGGGAAATGTTGAGGGCGAACCTCAAGGGGAGGGGGACCGGCGGGATCAAGCATCCATGAGCACTCCCTGTATGCCAGGTGCTTGCTGCTAAGGGCTCTGAACTCATTCAGTCCTGACCTCAGCCCCCCACCCGTTtgttccccccactcccctctccccatcaCCATCCGGCCAAAACAAAGCCTGCGAGGATAGGGCTGTGGGTGGCTCCATTGTGCAAAGGTCTTCTAGCCAGAAGTGGGTTCGGAAGCAGGCGGTTTGGCCTTAACCATTGTGCCGCACTGCCTCGTGGGGAGAGCTGGGGGGACGGCGGGGatagagacaggaagagagtcagggagaggctgaaacagagaaatggagagatgtgGGGTGGACTGGATCAGAGCAGGGTAGACACAGGGAGAGAGTCACAGGgggactgagagagggagagggattggGACAGGGAAGGACACACACAGGAACCCGTGACAGAAACTCCGAGAGGGCTGGTGCTGGGCTCTGCCTCCTTTCCGGTGCTGGAACCCCCAGCTTCGGTCTCCCTAATGAGAGCTGGCCAATTAGCCTGTAATTGCTGGAAGAGGCGGGGGCGCTCACGGGCATAATTGCCCGAAGCTTGGCTTCTCCGCTTCCTTCCATTGGGCCTTGGGGGAGCGTGGAACAGCTCAGACGAGCTttctcctggccctgccccagcctgggctCCCCATCCCCATGGGGCCAGGCCTTGGGGGGTCAGATGGCAGCTGGGCAGGCAGGGTGACTCTTGCTGGTGGCCACAGCACCCGTACCCCTCGGAGGAGCAGAAGAAACAGCTGGCTCAGGACACGGGGCTCACCATCCTGCAAGTCAACAACTGGTGAGTGACCTAGGAGGCCTGCGCGGTCCGTGGGCCCGCCCGGGGTGGGAGGCCGGGCGCTGTCCGCGGTGCTGACGGAGGCCGCGAAGCCCCTGGGagcctctcttctcccctcccctgtccccgtCCTCTTTTCCAGCTCTGTCTCGGGTGTTCATTGCTGCCTCTCTCCTATTCCCTCTTTACACCTCCCTCTGTTTCCGTGACCCCCTCCCAGGTTCATTAACGCCCGGAGACGCATCGTGCAGCCGATGATAGATCAATCCAACCGCACAGGTACAGGGAGAAGGCGGGGAGAGAGGGTCTAGTGTTCCCCGGGGAGTGTCAAGGCTGGGACCCGCACACCCTGGGGCTCAGCCTGCACCCCTCAACCTCCCTCGCAGGGCAGAGTGCAGCCTTCAGCCCAGAGGGCCAGCCCATGGGGAGCTATACGGAAGCTCAGCCACACATGACAGTCAGGCCTCCAGGTAAGGCCCGCCCCTTAACTAGGCCACGCCCCCCAACACACCAGGCCCCTCCTCTAAATGATGATGGCCCACCTCTTGGGATTAACTTCAAGAATAGTACTTCATTCGCATAACAGTGGAGCTGGGGAGACAATTGTAGATTTCCAGATGCCCACCTTTTCTTAGCCGAATTCGCTTCTTCCAGGCTCTGCCCATCCATTGGAAGGCTCTACTTTTCCTCAAAGGACCAGTCTTTTCTTAAGTGATGACTCAGTCGGTCTTGATAGATGGATCCCCTGGGGAAGGAGCAGGCAGGAAGGATTTAGGGGCATATGGGGATGTCTGGTGAAGAACCACTAACCCTCCTCTTTTGTCTTCCAGGGCCGATGGGGATGAGTTTGAACTTAGAAGGAGAGTGGCATTATCTATAGATTCAGGACAAGTGTAAGTGTCCAATGTCTAGGGGCACTGGGTTGGGGGTTGTGTGGCTCTCAAACCTTGGTAAGAACTCCAGATTCCAATATTCCTCCAACCCAGAGCAGGGTCAGCAGGGGTCCCTGAACTGAGGGTTCCCCAAGGCTTAGTGGGAAGATgattcatctgtccatccatccatccatcaactCATTCACCCGTCTCtgtatttatccatccatcaatcacCCACCTACACACTACCCATCCAAAATATATCCACTCCCTATCCATCCAACCACACATGCGCCCACTTATCCATGCATTCGCTCAGCTACCTCCCTCCCCGTGATCCATCTACGCAGGCAACTACTACCTGTCTTCGTCAGAAAATACATCTACCCACtcatccacccacctccccattGGTCTGCCCGCTCGCATATCCACCTAGAATGCACTCACCCACCTACCTTCTCACCCATTCATCTGCCCACCTATCCATTCATACACCTCCAATATATGCTAAACCCTCATTCCACATCCTGACCAGCCTCCGGTAGAATCCTGCTCTTGAGAAGATTCTGGGCTTGTGAGGAAGTGGACATCAGAAATGAATGACGGTCCAGAACAACAGCGAAAACAATTTAACACAGCTTCCTCAGAGGAGGGAGACATCACTCATCCCTGAgatattaggaaatattttatagaGGAAGTGACTTGTGGGTAGGGCATTGAAGGATGAATAGGGGTCCAATGGGGAGAAAAGGGGGGCAAGGTAGTAGGGTGCATTCTTTTATGCTCCCAGGTCTTAAGACTTTAGAGCATCTTCCCACTTAGTCTTcataaaaaaccccaaattttgggggggaaattATTCTTATTTCCATGTTACAGAGGAGAAAAGTGATGCTAAGAAGAGGTCACTTGGGCAGGTTCACTTGGCTcagaaaagcaaagggaacagcatgtgcaaagcccCAGGGTTGAGAggcttcctggaatttcttttttttttttaacgtttatttatttttgggacagagagagacagagcatgaacgggggaggggcagagagagagggagacacagaatcgaaaacaggctccaggctctgagccatcagcccagagcccgacgcggggctcgaactcacggaccgcgagatcgtgacctggctgaagtcggacgcttaaccgactgcgccacccaggcgccccatggaatttctaaaacacaaatcagatCTTGACTCTCTCCGTATTAAGACTCTGAAAGCCAAAGTCTTTACTTTAGcactgcttcattcattcattcactcattcactcattcatttaatgCACATTCTCTGAGCATTTCTGTACCCTGCCCCCATAGGTCTCACTgtccagtgggggagacagacctGTCTTCAGACAGGTGGCCAGAGTGGGCAGAGCTGGAGTGACAGAACCCAAGAACTGAAGGAGCCCAGAGGGGGCATCAGACCCAGGCTGGGGgttcagggaagacttcctggaagagaggACTTGGAGCTGAGACCAGGAGAACAGAAGGAGCgaggcaggaaaggagagaacagcatatgcaaaggcccagTGCACTTAGAAGCCTCACAGCTATGAGATAGcaccctgctccccccacccagtCACAGCcatgaggggaagggaggactGGGCTAGGCTTGCACTGGCAAGCTGGGTGGATGAGTAATGAACTCAGGTCCCACAGAAAGGCTGGGAGATGCGAGTGGAGACATAGGAGGACTTAGGCATGGAGGGGCATGGGGACTGGAgcctgggaaggaaagagggacagGTTTGTTCAGGGACTGGCAGTGGGAGGTCAGTGGGGGTCTCAGCTCTGCCCTGACCAACCGAGGACAGGTGTGGCCTGGTCTGAATGTCAGGAGAACCTCGGGGAGGTGAGGGGTCTTGGtccgtctctctccctgtcttcctttctctttctcggTCTTAATTGtctctttttccatctctgtctctatgtctcccttttccatttctgttctgcttccctccctccctccctccctccctccctctgcatttCTCTTGCTATGGGGCTGATGGGGGCTGCAGAGAGGGGCTGATGTGGAGCTagacccctccccacttcctgacTTGGCCTCTTGTCCCCTGTTCACAGACCCCAGCCTCCGGACTGTGACCGCCAGGCTCACACCTGGTCCCGGTCCCTGCCTGGCCCCCTGACTTCAGGACCCCACCTCCTAAGGCCCCCAACGCAATGCCTACCTCCCTGGGGCCCTGCCGGGACATGGGGGCCTGAGCGTCCACTCGAGGGGCTCTCAAGGACAAAGACAAGGCCTCCAGGCCCCGCGCCCCACATCTGCCCTCACCTCTGCCTCGAACCCAAGCTGAGATCCTGGGCCTGGGTCTTCAGAAGGTGGTGGTTGGGGATCCCCCTGCCTCCAGGCTAGAGAAGGGACTGGAGGTGGGCTGGGGCTGTCAGGGAAGGAGGGTCAGC contains the following coding sequences:
- the MEIS3 gene encoding homeobox protein Meis3 isoform X2, with the translated sequence MARRYDELPHYPGIVDGTATLAGFSEAVAAAPRAPGPYGPHRPPQPQPPGLDSDGLRREKDEIYGHPLFPLLALVFEKCELATCSPRDGAGAGLGTPPGGDVCSSDSFNEDIAAFAKQVRSERPLFSSNPELDNLMIQAIQVLRFHLLELEKVHDLCDNFCHRYITCLKGKMPIDLVIEDRDGGCREDLEDYPASCPSLPDQNNTWIRDHEDSGSVHLGTPGPSSGGLASQSGDNSSDQGDGLDTSMASPSSGGEDEELDQERRHKKRGIFPKVATNIMRAWLFQHLSHPYPSEEQKKQLAQDTGLTILQVNNWFINARRRIVQPMIDQSNRTGQSAAFSPEGQPMGSYTEAQPHMTVRPPGPMGMSLNLEGEWHYL
- the MEIS3 gene encoding homeobox protein Meis3 isoform X1, giving the protein MARRYDELPHYPGIVDGTATLAGFSEAVAAAPRAPGPYGPHRPPQPQPPGLDSDGLRREKDEIYGHPLFPLLALVFEKCELATCSPRDGAGAGLGTPPGGDVCSSDSFNEDIAAFAKQVRSERPLFSSNPELDNLMIQAIQVLRFHLLELEKVSASHSPHTLACPPPHPCSSRPLHPSFRLSAHWSWSRMLPPSLYTPALAPGWPPQYPGAPQVHDLCDNFCHRYITCLKGKMPIDLVIEDRDGGCREDLEDYPASCPSLPDQNNTWIRDHEDSGSVHLGTPGPSSGGLASQSGDNSSDQGDGLDTSMASPSSGGEDEELDQERRHKKRGIFPKVATNIMRAWLFQHLSHPYPSEEQKKQLAQDTGLTILQVNNWFINARRRIVQPMIDQSNRTGQSAAFSPEGQPMGSYTEAQPHMTVRPPGPMGMSLNLEGEWHYL
- the MEIS3 gene encoding homeobox protein Meis3 isoform X3, with protein sequence MARRYDELPHYPGIVDGTATLAGFSEAVAAAPRAPGPYGPHRPPQPQPPGLDSDGLRREKDEIYGHPLFPLLALVFEKCELATCSPRDGAGAGLGTPPGGDVCSSDSFNEDIAAFAKQVRSERPLFSSNPELDNLMIQAIQVLRFHLLELEKGKMPIDLVIEDRDGGCREDLEDYPASCPSLPDQNNTWIRDHEDSGSVHLGTPGPSSGGLASQSGDNSSDQGDGLDTSMASPSSGGEDEELDQERRHKKRGIFPKVATNIMRAWLFQHLSHPYPSEEQKKQLAQDTGLTILQVNNWFINARRRIVQPMIDQSNRTGQSAAFSPEGQPMGSYTEAQPHMTVRPPGPMGMSLNLEGEWHYL